One genomic region from Bactrocera tryoni isolate S06 chromosome 3, CSIRO_BtryS06_freeze2, whole genome shotgun sequence encodes:
- the LOC120770143 gene encoding eukaryotic translation initiation factor 5A → MAEMDDHHFETGDSGASQTYPMQCSALRKNGFVMLKGRPCKIVEMSTSKTGKHGHAKVHMVGIDIFTNKKYEDICPSTHNMDVPHVKREDYQLTDISDDGFLTLMSDNGEIREDLKVPEGDLGNSLRSDFDNGKDLLCTVLKSCGEECVIALKTNTALDK, encoded by the exons ATGGCCGAAATGGATGATCATCATTTTGAGACTGGCGATTCTGGTGCTTCTCAAACATATCCGATGCAATGCTCGGCTTTACGCAAGAACGGATTTGTTATGTTGAAAGGACGACCGTGCAAAATAGTTGAGATGTCTACCTCAAAAACTGGCAAACATGGTCATGCTAAAGTCCATATGGTTGGCattgatatttttacaaataagaa aTATGAAGATATCTGCCCTTCAACCCATAATATGGATGTGCCACACGTTAAACGGGAGGATTATCAGTTGACTGATATAAGTGATGACGGATTCCTCACTCTGATGTCAGATAATGGAGAAATACGTGAAGATTTGAAGGTACCAGAGGGCGACCTTGGAAATTCTTTAAGATCCGATTTTGATAATGGAAAAGATCTTTTA tGCACAGTCCTTAAATCATGTGGTGAAGAATGTGTCATCGCTCTCAAAACCAACACTGCTTTGGACAAGTAA
- the LOC120770141 gene encoding glycerol-3-phosphate acyltransferase 4 isoform X1: MFWAALLDFFCIPFIVFISFMIILSAVNKSVGVRRAYVKLLLKIFEFGRLSIESAAKERQKLVGDTIFNNSQERKLDEINLSFCKKTGRTIPTTNGNTLISRDSVLLPTSNEPAASDIESPPKDEEMRFNLEKCLDYIKAGVESIIEDEVTSRFEAEELKSWNLLTRTNRHYEFISWKITLIWMTGFAVRYFILMPLRVFVCFVGVYVAVVANSLVAMIPFEFLRHPCADLSFKITFRIMTRSLSAVITFHNTEYKPKGSGFCVANHTSPLDVAILSTDCTFSLVVWLTVCTAIVGYIKDGEYKRRMVDQVLGHCFSVLSSAISAVIYYHNVENRPTNGICVANHTSPIDVLVLMCDKTYSLIGQRHGGFLGLLQRALARASPHIWFERGEARDRHAVAERLKQHVSNPNNPPILIFPEGTCINNTSVMQFKKGSFEVGGVIYPVAIKYDPRFGDAFWNSSKYSMMQYLYMMMTSWAIVCDVWYLPPMYRQEGESAIDFANRVKSVIAKQGGLVDLVWDGQLKRMKPKKEWRELQQVEFAKRLKGD, translated from the exons ATGTTTTGGGCAGCGCTTTTGGACTTTTTCTGCATtccttttattgtatttatttcgtTTATGATCATTTTGTCTGCTGTGAATAAATCGGTCGGTGTACGCAGAGCATACGTAAAACTTTTGTTAAAGATATTTGAG TTCGGCCGCCTAAGCATTGAGTCTGCAGCAAAAGAGCGTCAAAAACTAGTTGGTGACACGATTTTTAATAACTCACAGGAGAGAAAACTTGATGAGATTAACTTAtcattttgcaaaaaaacagGAAGAACCATACCCACTACAAATGGCAATACACTGATTAGTAGAGACAGCGTCCTTCTTCCTACATCGAATGAGCCCGCGGCATCTGATATTGAAAGCCCTCCAAAAGAT GAAGAAATGCGATTTAACTTGGAGAAATGCCTAGATTACATCAAAGCAGGAGTTGAATCAATAATCGAAGATGAAGTAACCTCCCGTTTTGAAGCCGAGGAATTAAAAAGCTGGAATCTGTTAACACGTACAAATCGCCACTATGAGTTTATATCGTGGAAGATAACATTAATATGGATGACAGGTTTCGCTGTTCGTTACTTCATTTTGATGCCTCTTCgagtttttgtttgctttgtggGT GTGTATGTTGCAGTTGTTGCTAACAGTCTAGTTGCGATGATCCCCTTCGAATTTCTCCGACATCCTTGTGCAGatttatcttttaaaattactttccgCATAATGACTAGATCTTTATCAGCAGTAATTACATTCCACAATACAGAATACAAACCAAAAGGTTCTGGTTTTTGTGTAGCGAACCACACATCTCCCTTGGACGTCGCTATCCTTTCAACTGATTGTACTTTCTCTTTG GTAGTTTGGTTGACTGTTTGTACGGCGATAGTTGGATATATTAAAGATGGTGAATATAAACGACGAATGGTAGATCAAGTGCTTGGTCATTGCTTTTCGGTACTGTCCAGCGCAATTTCAGCCGTTATTTACTATCATAATGTGGAAAACCGACCCACAAATGGGATTTGTGTGGCAAATCATACCAGCCCAATTGATGTGTTAGTACTTATGTGTGATAAAACCTATTCTCTG ATTGGCCAACGACACGGTGGGTTTTTGGGTTTGCTGCAACGAGCATTAGCAAGGGCATCACCTCATATTTGGTTTGAAAGGGGAGAAGCCAGGGATCGTCATGCAGTGGCTGAGCGTCTTAAACAACATGTATCAAACCCAAATAATCCTCCTATTTTGATATTCCCAGAGGGCACTTGTATTAATAACACATCAGTTATGCAGTTCAAGAAGGGAAGTTTCGAAGTGGGGGGAGTTATTTATCCCGTAGCAATTAA ATACGATCCACGTTTTGGAGATGCCTTTTGGAATAGCTCAAAGTACTCGATGatgcaatatttatatatgatgaTGACATCTTGGGCAATCGTTTGTGATGTTTGGTACTTGCCACCTATGTACAGACAAGAAGGCGAGTCGGCTATAGATTTTGCAAATCGTGTCAAAAGTGTTATAGCTAAACAAGGCGGACTAGTAGATTTAGTTTGGGATGGGCAATTAAAAAGAATGAAACCAAAGAAGGAATGGAGGGAATTGCAGCAAGTAGAATTTGCCAAACGTTTGAAAGGTGATTAA
- the LOC120770141 gene encoding glycerol-3-phosphate acyltransferase 3 isoform X2, giving the protein MFWAALLDFFCIPFIVFISFMIILSAVNKSVGVRRAYVKLLLKIFEFGRLSIESAAKERQKLVGDTIFNNSQERKLDEINLSFCKKTGRTIPTTNGNTLISRDSVLLPTSNEPAASDIESPPKDEEMRFNLEKCLDYIKAGVESIIEDEVTSRFEAEELKSWNLLTRTNRHYEFISWKITLIWMTGFAVRYFILMPLRVFVCFVGVYVAVVANSLVAMIPFEFLRHPCADLSFKITFRIMTRSLSAVITFHNTEYKPKGSGFCVANHTSPLDVAILSTDCTFSLIGQRHGGFLGLLQRALARASPHIWFERGEARDRHAVAERLKQHVSNPNNPPILIFPEGTCINNTSVMQFKKGSFEVGGVIYPVAIKYDPRFGDAFWNSSKYSMMQYLYMMMTSWAIVCDVWYLPPMYRQEGESAIDFANRVKSVIAKQGGLVDLVWDGQLKRMKPKKEWRELQQVEFAKRLKGD; this is encoded by the exons ATGTTTTGGGCAGCGCTTTTGGACTTTTTCTGCATtccttttattgtatttatttcgtTTATGATCATTTTGTCTGCTGTGAATAAATCGGTCGGTGTACGCAGAGCATACGTAAAACTTTTGTTAAAGATATTTGAG TTCGGCCGCCTAAGCATTGAGTCTGCAGCAAAAGAGCGTCAAAAACTAGTTGGTGACACGATTTTTAATAACTCACAGGAGAGAAAACTTGATGAGATTAACTTAtcattttgcaaaaaaacagGAAGAACCATACCCACTACAAATGGCAATACACTGATTAGTAGAGACAGCGTCCTTCTTCCTACATCGAATGAGCCCGCGGCATCTGATATTGAAAGCCCTCCAAAAGAT GAAGAAATGCGATTTAACTTGGAGAAATGCCTAGATTACATCAAAGCAGGAGTTGAATCAATAATCGAAGATGAAGTAACCTCCCGTTTTGAAGCCGAGGAATTAAAAAGCTGGAATCTGTTAACACGTACAAATCGCCACTATGAGTTTATATCGTGGAAGATAACATTAATATGGATGACAGGTTTCGCTGTTCGTTACTTCATTTTGATGCCTCTTCgagtttttgtttgctttgtggGT GTGTATGTTGCAGTTGTTGCTAACAGTCTAGTTGCGATGATCCCCTTCGAATTTCTCCGACATCCTTGTGCAGatttatcttttaaaattactttccgCATAATGACTAGATCTTTATCAGCAGTAATTACATTCCACAATACAGAATACAAACCAAAAGGTTCTGGTTTTTGTGTAGCGAACCACACATCTCCCTTGGACGTCGCTATCCTTTCAACTGATTGTACTTTCTCTTTG ATTGGCCAACGACACGGTGGGTTTTTGGGTTTGCTGCAACGAGCATTAGCAAGGGCATCACCTCATATTTGGTTTGAAAGGGGAGAAGCCAGGGATCGTCATGCAGTGGCTGAGCGTCTTAAACAACATGTATCAAACCCAAATAATCCTCCTATTTTGATATTCCCAGAGGGCACTTGTATTAATAACACATCAGTTATGCAGTTCAAGAAGGGAAGTTTCGAAGTGGGGGGAGTTATTTATCCCGTAGCAATTAA ATACGATCCACGTTTTGGAGATGCCTTTTGGAATAGCTCAAAGTACTCGATGatgcaatatttatatatgatgaTGACATCTTGGGCAATCGTTTGTGATGTTTGGTACTTGCCACCTATGTACAGACAAGAAGGCGAGTCGGCTATAGATTTTGCAAATCGTGTCAAAAGTGTTATAGCTAAACAAGGCGGACTAGTAGATTTAGTTTGGGATGGGCAATTAAAAAGAATGAAACCAAAGAAGGAATGGAGGGAATTGCAGCAAGTAGAATTTGCCAAACGTTTGAAAGGTGATTAA
- the LOC120770142 gene encoding beta-1,3-galactosyltransferase brn, with translation MAWFFNKYAKNFAVIGITICILEYIGIFKHYHELEYERYFDYPTGLPSDYNYSYIHNPSEKCRIPPKLLIIVKSAAENVYRRNIIRRTWGYEHRFSDVEIRCVFLLGIGKTEKTNIISKNESSKFNDIIQIDFIDAYFNNTIKTYMGMKWALSYCNSEFFFFVDDDYYVSTKNLLKYVSKAVPNSHITENEKNELFSGFVMQTPPHRHRFSKWYVSLKEYPFDLWPPYVTAGAFVLNRNTLFKLFSASSHMKKFRFDDIFLGIAALKANLTLKHCEMFYFNKPKYEGPASFQNIVASHGFENSKELETTWNECRSAGFA, from the coding sequence ATGGCatggttttttaataaatatgccaagaattttgctgttattggGATAACTATTTGTATATTGGAATACATTGGGATTTTCAAACATTATCACGAGTTAGAATATGAGCGATATTTTGATTACCCAACTGGTCTACCCAGTGATTATAATTATTCATATATCCATAATCCTTCCGAAAAATGCAGAATACCACCCAAATTATTGATAATTGTAAAGTCTGCTGCTGAAAATGTTTATCGTCGTAATATTATTCGTCGCACTTGGGGTTATGAACACCGTTTCTCTGATGTGGAAATAAGATGCGTGTTTTTACTTGGAATTGGTAAAACTGAAAAAAccaatattatttcaaaaaatgagtCTTCGAAATTTAATGATATTATTCAGATTGATTTCATTGATGCTTATTTTAACAATaccataaaaacatatatggGAATGAAATGGGCTCTTAGCTATTGCAATAGTGAGTTTTTCTTCTTTGTGGATGATGACTATTATGtgtcaacaaaaaatttgttaaaatacgTTTCGAAAGCTGTTCCAAACAGTCATATCacagaaaatgagaaaaatgaacTATTTTCTGGCTTTGTAATGCAAACACCACCTCATAGACATAGATTCAGTAAGTGGTATGTATCTCTAAAAGAATATCCGTTTGATTTGTGGCCTCCCTATGTAACTGCTGGTGCTTTTGTCCTAAATCGAAATACTCTATTTAAGTTGTTTAGTGCTAGTAGCCACATGAAAAAATTTAGGTTTGATGATATTTTCTTAGGTATAGCAGCACTAAAAGCTAATTTAACTCTTAAACACTGTGAaatgttttatttcaataagCCAAAATACGAAGGACCTGCAAGCTTCCAAAACATTGTTGCATCACATGGATTTGAAAATAGCAAGGAATTGGAAACCACATGGAATGAATGTCGATCAGCTGGTTTTGCATGA
- the LOC120770141 gene encoding glycerol-3-phosphate acyltransferase 4 isoform X3 encodes MFWAALLDFFCIPFIVFISFMIILSAVNKSVGVRRAYVKLLLKIFEFGRLSIESAAKERQKLVGDTIFNNSQERKLDEINLSFCKKTGRTIPTTNGNTLISRDSVLLPTSNEPAASDIESPPKDEEMRFNLEKCLDYIKAGVESIIEDEVTSRFEAEELKSWNLLTRTNRHYEFISWKITLIWMTGFAVRYFILMPLRVFVCFVGVVWLTVCTAIVGYIKDGEYKRRMVDQVLGHCFSVLSSAISAVIYYHNVENRPTNGICVANHTSPIDVLVLMCDKTYSLIGQRHGGFLGLLQRALARASPHIWFERGEARDRHAVAERLKQHVSNPNNPPILIFPEGTCINNTSVMQFKKGSFEVGGVIYPVAIKYDPRFGDAFWNSSKYSMMQYLYMMMTSWAIVCDVWYLPPMYRQEGESAIDFANRVKSVIAKQGGLVDLVWDGQLKRMKPKKEWRELQQVEFAKRLKGD; translated from the exons ATGTTTTGGGCAGCGCTTTTGGACTTTTTCTGCATtccttttattgtatttatttcgtTTATGATCATTTTGTCTGCTGTGAATAAATCGGTCGGTGTACGCAGAGCATACGTAAAACTTTTGTTAAAGATATTTGAG TTCGGCCGCCTAAGCATTGAGTCTGCAGCAAAAGAGCGTCAAAAACTAGTTGGTGACACGATTTTTAATAACTCACAGGAGAGAAAACTTGATGAGATTAACTTAtcattttgcaaaaaaacagGAAGAACCATACCCACTACAAATGGCAATACACTGATTAGTAGAGACAGCGTCCTTCTTCCTACATCGAATGAGCCCGCGGCATCTGATATTGAAAGCCCTCCAAAAGAT GAAGAAATGCGATTTAACTTGGAGAAATGCCTAGATTACATCAAAGCAGGAGTTGAATCAATAATCGAAGATGAAGTAACCTCCCGTTTTGAAGCCGAGGAATTAAAAAGCTGGAATCTGTTAACACGTACAAATCGCCACTATGAGTTTATATCGTGGAAGATAACATTAATATGGATGACAGGTTTCGCTGTTCGTTACTTCATTTTGATGCCTCTTCgagtttttgtttgctttgtggGT GTAGTTTGGTTGACTGTTTGTACGGCGATAGTTGGATATATTAAAGATGGTGAATATAAACGACGAATGGTAGATCAAGTGCTTGGTCATTGCTTTTCGGTACTGTCCAGCGCAATTTCAGCCGTTATTTACTATCATAATGTGGAAAACCGACCCACAAATGGGATTTGTGTGGCAAATCATACCAGCCCAATTGATGTGTTAGTACTTATGTGTGATAAAACCTATTCTCTG ATTGGCCAACGACACGGTGGGTTTTTGGGTTTGCTGCAACGAGCATTAGCAAGGGCATCACCTCATATTTGGTTTGAAAGGGGAGAAGCCAGGGATCGTCATGCAGTGGCTGAGCGTCTTAAACAACATGTATCAAACCCAAATAATCCTCCTATTTTGATATTCCCAGAGGGCACTTGTATTAATAACACATCAGTTATGCAGTTCAAGAAGGGAAGTTTCGAAGTGGGGGGAGTTATTTATCCCGTAGCAATTAA ATACGATCCACGTTTTGGAGATGCCTTTTGGAATAGCTCAAAGTACTCGATGatgcaatatttatatatgatgaTGACATCTTGGGCAATCGTTTGTGATGTTTGGTACTTGCCACCTATGTACAGACAAGAAGGCGAGTCGGCTATAGATTTTGCAAATCGTGTCAAAAGTGTTATAGCTAAACAAGGCGGACTAGTAGATTTAGTTTGGGATGGGCAATTAAAAAGAATGAAACCAAAGAAGGAATGGAGGGAATTGCAGCAAGTAGAATTTGCCAAACGTTTGAAAGGTGATTAA